Proteins from a genomic interval of Terriglobia bacterium:
- a CDS encoding phosphoribosylaminoimidazolesuccinocarboxamide synthase: protein MRDVCVQTDLKGLRLFRRGKVRDVYEVGDQLIMIATDRVSAFDVVLPTPIPMKGAVLTQLSRFWFGMMEDIVPNHLITTEVAEFPEVLRPYRDLLRLRSMLVVKAEIFPIECVARGYIAGSGWKEYREHGAVCGIRLPRGLRECDRLPEPIFTPATKAETGHDLNISFEDMAGIVGIEFAGRLRDLTFKIYRRAADYALRKGIIIADVKFEFGLHNGRILVCDEILTPDASRFWPRASYKPGGPQPSFDKQYVRDYLEQIRFNKQPPGPELPEPVAKATSEKYLEAYRLLTGSSLI, encoded by the coding sequence ATGAGGGATGTTTGTGTCCAGACTGATCTGAAGGGGCTGCGGCTTTTCCGCCGGGGCAAGGTGCGCGACGTCTACGAGGTCGGAGACCAGCTCATCATGATCGCCACGGACCGGGTTTCCGCTTTCGACGTGGTGCTGCCCACACCCATTCCGATGAAGGGGGCGGTCCTGACCCAGCTTTCGCGCTTCTGGTTCGGGATGATGGAGGACATTGTCCCCAATCATCTGATCACCACCGAGGTCGCCGAATTCCCCGAGGTGCTGCGGCCGTATCGTGACCTCCTGCGCCTGCGCAGCATGCTGGTGGTCAAGGCGGAGATCTTTCCGATCGAATGCGTGGCGCGCGGGTACATCGCCGGATCCGGCTGGAAGGAGTATCGGGAGCACGGCGCGGTCTGCGGCATCCGGTTGCCCCGCGGACTGCGCGAGTGCGATCGCCTGCCGGAGCCCATTTTCACCCCCGCGACCAAAGCGGAGACCGGCCACGACCTCAATATCTCATTTGAGGACATGGCGGGAATCGTCGGCATTGAGTTCGCCGGCCGGCTGCGCGACCTCACCTTCAAGATCTATCGCCGCGCCGCCGATTACGCCCTCCGGAAAGGAATTATCATCGCAGACGTGAAGTTCGAGTTCGGCCTCCACAACGGGCGCATCCTCGTGTGCGACGAGATCCTGACCCCGGATGCCTCGCGTTTCTGGCCGCGGGCAAGCTACAAACCGGGGGGACCTCAGCCTTCGTTCGACAAGCAATACGTGCGCGACTACCTGGAACAGATCCGCTTCAACAAGCAGCCCCCGGGACCCGAACTCCCGGAGCCGGTCGCCAAGGCGACCAGCGAGAAATATCTGGAGGCGTACCGGCTTCTGACCGGATCCAGCCTGATCTGA